Proteins encoded together in one Nitratidesulfovibrio sp. window:
- a CDS encoding response regulator produces MADIIVLDDVIDAGVLIKRILERKGHAVSVFTDEEEAIAHVRGRGADLAILDMKLRRMTGVEVLEEMKKLRPDIRVIMLTGYPTLETARESLRLGANEYCVKPIDKDELESKVAEVLGA; encoded by the coding sequence ATGGCGGACATCATCGTGCTGGACGACGTCATCGACGCGGGGGTGCTGATCAAGCGCATCCTGGAGCGCAAGGGGCACGCGGTCTCGGTGTTCACGGACGAGGAAGAGGCCATTGCCCACGTGCGCGGCAGGGGCGCGGACCTGGCCATCCTGGACATGAAGCTGCGGCGCATGACCGGGGTGGAGGTGCTGGAAGAAATGAAAAAGCTGCGCCCGGACATCCGGGTGATCATGCTGACCGGCTACCCCACCCTGGAAACGGCGCGCGAATCGTTGCGCCTGGGTGCCAACGAGTACTGCGTGAAGCCCATCGACAAGGACGAACTGGAAAGCAAGGTGGCAGAGGTGCTGGGCGCGTAG
- a CDS encoding ATP-binding protein: MNLLRRLNFRRKLNLGITLIVLFVAALLALFVTRIAANALIEESKRRGAVLATNLALRAADPMLSTDFLRLKNLVDELLNVDSDIVYAFIADERGQVLAHTFGRTFPLDLLEANEAEDGHLAVRLLDTGRERIYDFAAPVMVGGREFGTIRIGLSRTKVLDVVNGMIFAISGLSVVALLVAVVISAHFAKRITARIGALKEHAEEIVRGNLHLPATTSARRNCWEQRLCGRTDCPAYGDTERRCWYIKGTACAGCDGRAYPAKLAQCRQCEVYETFAGDEIEELADTFDVMAHALRAHIAELRETERDLTRQQGIMRTILEVTPDRLALLDEHLRYLSVNKAFADSLGLPPSEIIGKSDFDIFPRDTAELRVAENRAILTGGHPVYRESQDRRDTIGNETASDFGHGRDEWFHLVKVPVSDETGRIIGVLSTARDITAIRSYQDQLIQSQKMESVGKLAGGVAHEINTPLGIILGYAQLLQEDVPPDAQMHQDLQIIEKQAKFCRKIVSDLLGFSRQTQSQKKEMCFNNSIMEVVSLVRHTFSLENVTILADLDDRLPVIYGAPEKLKQVWMNLLHNASGAMPGGGLIKVRTRLDIMNMTVTAWFADTGIGIPEPNLQKIFDPFFSTKPVGKGTGLGLSVSFGIIEDHEGFIEAHSPLPPGFIDESMPQGATRGPGTVFRVVLPLEPLGAADLPDTDPRAKVQNSENEKTTGEGDPLPQP, from the coding sequence ATGAACCTGCTGCGCCGCCTGAACTTTCGCCGCAAGCTCAACCTCGGCATCACGCTCATCGTGCTGTTCGTGGCCGCGCTGCTGGCCCTGTTCGTCACCCGCATCGCGGCCAACGCGCTCATAGAGGAAAGCAAGCGGCGCGGTGCGGTACTGGCCACCAACCTGGCCCTGCGCGCGGCAGACCCCATGCTGTCCACCGACTTCCTGCGCCTGAAGAACCTGGTGGACGAACTGCTGAACGTGGACAGCGACATCGTCTACGCCTTCATCGCGGACGAGCGCGGCCAGGTGCTGGCCCACACCTTTGGCCGCACCTTTCCGCTGGACCTGCTGGAAGCCAACGAGGCCGAAGACGGCCACCTTGCCGTGCGCCTGCTGGATACCGGGCGCGAGCGCATCTACGACTTTGCCGCGCCGGTGATGGTGGGCGGGCGCGAATTCGGCACCATCCGCATCGGGCTTTCGCGCACCAAGGTGCTGGACGTGGTCAACGGCATGATCTTCGCCATCAGCGGGCTTTCGGTGGTGGCGCTGCTGGTGGCCGTGGTCATCAGCGCCCACTTCGCCAAACGCATCACCGCCCGCATCGGCGCGCTGAAGGAACACGCGGAAGAAATCGTGCGCGGCAACCTGCACCTGCCCGCCACCACATCCGCCCGGCGCAACTGCTGGGAACAGCGGCTGTGCGGCCGCACCGACTGCCCCGCCTACGGCGACACCGAACGCCGCTGCTGGTACATCAAGGGCACCGCCTGCGCGGGCTGCGACGGCAGGGCCTACCCCGCAAAGCTCGCCCAGTGCCGCCAGTGCGAGGTGTACGAAACCTTTGCCGGTGACGAGATAGAGGAACTGGCCGACACCTTCGACGTCATGGCCCACGCCCTGCGCGCCCACATCGCCGAACTGCGCGAGACCGAGCGCGACCTGACCCGCCAGCAGGGCATCATGCGCACCATCCTGGAAGTGACCCCCGACCGGCTGGCCCTGCTCGACGAGCACCTGCGCTACCTTTCCGTGAACAAGGCCTTTGCCGATTCGCTGGGCCTGCCCCCGTCCGAGATCATCGGCAAGAGCGACTTCGACATCTTTCCGCGCGACACGGCGGAGTTGCGCGTGGCCGAAAACCGCGCCATCCTCACCGGCGGCCACCCCGTGTACCGAGAATCGCAGGACCGCCGCGACACCATCGGAAACGAAACCGCTTCCGACTTCGGACACGGGCGCGACGAATGGTTCCATCTGGTCAAGGTGCCCGTGTCCGACGAAACCGGCCGCATCATCGGCGTGTTGTCCACCGCGCGCGACATTACCGCCATCCGCAGTTACCAGGACCAGCTCATCCAGTCGCAGAAGATGGAATCTGTCGGCAAGCTGGCCGGAGGCGTGGCGCACGAGATCAACACCCCCCTCGGCATCATCCTGGGGTACGCCCAACTGCTGCAAGAGGACGTGCCCCCGGACGCCCAGATGCACCAGGACCTGCAAATCATCGAGAAGCAGGCCAAGTTCTGCCGCAAGATCGTCTCCGACCTGCTGGGCTTTTCGCGCCAGACCCAAAGCCAGAAGAAGGAGATGTGCTTCAACAACTCCATCATGGAAGTGGTCTCGCTGGTGCGCCACACCTTCTCGCTGGAGAACGTGACCATCCTCGCCGACCTCGACGACCGGCTGCCCGTCATCTACGGCGCGCCCGAAAAGCTGAAGCAGGTGTGGATGAACCTCTTGCACAACGCCTCCGGCGCCATGCCGGGCGGCGGGCTGATCAAGGTGCGCACCCGGCTGGACATCATGAACATGACCGTCACCGCCTGGTTCGCCGATACCGGCATCGGCATCCCCGAACCCAACCTGCAAAAGATCTTCGACCCGTTCTTTTCCACCAAGCCCGTGGGCAAGGGCACCGGCCTCGGCCTGTCCGTGTCCTTCGGCATCATCGAAGACCACGAAGGGTTCATAGAGGCGCACAGCCCCCTGCCGCCCGGCTTCATCGACGAAAGCATGCCCCAGGGCGCTACGCGCGGCCCCGGCACCGTGTTCCGCGTGGTCCTGCCCCTGGAACCGCTGGGTGCCGCCGACCTGCCCGATACCGACCCCAGGGCCAAGGTACAAAATTCCGAAAATGAGAAAACAACCGGGGAGGGAGACCCTTTGCCTCAGCCGTAA
- a CDS encoding phosphate/phosphite/phosphonate ABC transporter substrate-binding protein — MRTRFLAIAALVMVVAAAIQLWWDSEPATLVDMTRRAEVKAPEAVPAITYAYLPQYSHSTSYLRHRALVEYLQKSTGLAIRQVFPDTFEAHRRMVERGEIDISFSNPMTYVLLAQSGARAFAGIVEPSGRATFRGQIIARADNSAIRNEQDCRGKRWIAVDPYSAGGYLFVLGHFRDKGLSESDFAEIAFAPGPGGKQEKAVLGVYAGRYDIASIREGTLGILEGKVDLSALKVVANTREYPSWVYAARKGLDPDIVQRIASALFALSENDPEHERILAAAGMRGIIPTTDRDYDPCRELFSKLRLDPSKVGLE, encoded by the coding sequence GTGCGCACACGCTTTCTCGCCATAGCCGCCCTTGTCATGGTCGTCGCCGCCGCCATCCAGTTATGGTGGGACAGCGAACCCGCGACCCTGGTGGACATGACCCGCCGGGCAGAAGTGAAGGCCCCCGAAGCGGTACCCGCCATCACCTACGCCTACCTGCCCCAGTATTCGCACTCCACCTCGTACCTGCGCCACCGCGCCCTTGTGGAATACCTGCAAAAGTCCACGGGGCTCGCCATCCGCCAGGTGTTCCCCGACACCTTCGAGGCGCACCGCCGCATGGTGGAGCGCGGCGAGATCGACATCTCCTTCTCCAACCCCATGACCTACGTGCTGCTGGCGCAAAGCGGCGCGCGGGCCTTCGCGGGCATCGTCGAACCTTCGGGCCGGGCCACGTTCCGGGGGCAGATCATCGCCCGCGCCGACAACTCCGCCATCAGGAACGAACAGGACTGCCGGGGCAAGCGCTGGATCGCCGTGGACCCCTATTCCGCCGGGGGCTACCTGTTCGTGCTGGGCCATTTTCGCGACAAGGGCCTGTCGGAAAGCGACTTCGCCGAAATCGCCTTTGCCCCCGGCCCCGGCGGCAAGCAGGAAAAAGCCGTGCTCGGCGTGTACGCGGGCCGCTACGATATCGCCTCGATCCGCGAGGGCACCCTGGGCATCCTGGAAGGCAAGGTGGACCTTTCCGCCCTGAAGGTGGTGGCCAACACCCGCGAATACCCCAGTTGGGTCTATGCCGCGCGCAAGGGGCTGGACCCGGACATCGTGCAGCGCATCGCCAGCGCCCTGTTCGCGCTTTCGGAAAACGACCCAGAGCACGAACGCATCCTGGCCGCCGCAGGCATGCGCGGCATCATTCCCACCACCGACCGCGACTACGACCCCTGCCGCGAACTGTTTTCCAAGCTGCGGCTCGACCCGTCCAAGGTGGGGCTGGAATGA
- a CDS encoding sulfite exporter TauE/SafE family protein produces MSKHTKHLLLLAAVVAVSLLWFEPAWADKLSDAIDGAVQAGKVKADDPAGFLGIPGAPHVSPILSFAWAVWVGWIFSTVGAFGGVMAGVGHMSVFGLGNYAKSLGKDLPLNKVATDSIKASNQWLVGFSALISSFNYYKMGRLVLPLALALGAGSLAGAWGSAYFFAGKVSFSQYQGYFGLFVLVLGLYLFWETSPAGQASKKKAKEAAKAFEETVKKIKSGEQVDEKAIGVHVLSTSLTKCVFTFSGVEFQFNPILPVVGGIVISAIAAFLGVGGGFLLVPFLTSISQLPMYLAAGTSALAVLISMVTSIATLVSKGTPLDWTMIGTELVGIFIGSVIGPRTSKYFSDTLLKRIFIVLALYVGIDYVLRGFFNIKMFGG; encoded by the coding sequence GTGTCCAAGCACACCAAACACCTGCTGCTGCTCGCGGCCGTCGTTGCCGTAAGCCTTCTGTGGTTCGAGCCCGCCTGGGCCGACAAGCTGTCCGACGCCATTGACGGCGCCGTGCAGGCCGGCAAGGTCAAGGCCGATGACCCCGCCGGCTTCCTCGGCATTCCCGGCGCCCCCCACGTCAGCCCCATCCTGTCCTTTGCCTGGGCGGTGTGGGTAGGCTGGATCTTCTCCACCGTGGGCGCGTTCGGCGGCGTCATGGCCGGTGTCGGCCACATGTCGGTGTTCGGCCTTGGCAACTACGCAAAATCGCTGGGCAAGGACCTGCCCCTGAACAAGGTGGCCACCGACTCCATCAAGGCGTCGAACCAGTGGCTGGTGGGCTTCTCGGCCCTTATCTCCTCGTTCAACTACTACAAGATGGGCCGCCTGGTGCTGCCGCTGGCCCTGGCCCTTGGCGCGGGTTCGCTGGCCGGTGCCTGGGGTTCGGCATACTTCTTCGCGGGCAAGGTGTCCTTCTCGCAGTACCAGGGCTACTTCGGCCTGTTCGTGCTGGTGCTGGGCCTGTACCTGTTCTGGGAAACCTCTCCCGCTGGCCAGGCTTCCAAGAAGAAGGCCAAGGAAGCGGCCAAGGCCTTTGAAGAAACGGTGAAGAAGATCAAGAGCGGCGAACAGGTCGATGAAAAGGCCATCGGCGTGCACGTCCTCTCCACCAGCCTGACCAAGTGCGTGTTCACCTTCTCGGGCGTTGAGTTCCAGTTCAACCCCATCCTGCCCGTGGTGGGCGGCATCGTCATCTCCGCCATCGCCGCGTTCCTCGGCGTTGGCGGCGGCTTCCTGCTGGTGCCGTTCCTGACCAGCATCTCGCAGCTGCCCATGTACCTGGCCGCCGGCACCTCGGCCCTGGCCGTGCTCATCTCCATGGTCACCTCCATCGCCACCCTGGTCAGCAAGGGCACCCCGCTCGACTGGACCATGATCGGCACCGAACTGGTGGGCATCTTCATCGGCTCGGTCATCGGCCCCCGCACCTCCAAGTACTTCTCCGACACCCTGCTGAAGCGCATCTTCATCGTGCTGGCCCTGTACGTCGGCATCGACTACGTGCTGCGCGGCTTCTTCAACATCAAGATGTTCGGCGGCTAG
- a CDS encoding DUF169 domain-containing protein: protein MSLSYKEMQQVLMDELRLYHYPIAVKFFFDEAELETFKDKAEFYLPVKPMTFCQWEIAARMKGQTVLSGPEGLGCSNALVSFGWKEIDDNEIKSHAKYVRDLAQAERFVRSKPRLPEGLKAIAVGPLGDAVVDPSVVHFYCDNMQAYHLAVDYMAATDQHPLKTNVTMNSSACGGTVYSYQEKTANMLPACSGSYNAGKTERGEINFVIPGEHMGLTVERLLERKRNLGSGAITRPGDNFPGADICKNCPLIIFKKEK from the coding sequence ATGTCGCTGAGTTACAAGGAAATGCAGCAGGTCCTGATGGACGAACTGCGCCTGTACCACTACCCCATTGCCGTCAAGTTCTTCTTCGACGAGGCGGAACTGGAAACCTTCAAGGACAAGGCCGAGTTCTACCTGCCCGTGAAGCCCATGACCTTCTGCCAGTGGGAAATCGCCGCGCGCATGAAGGGCCAGACCGTGCTGTCCGGCCCCGAGGGCCTGGGCTGCTCCAACGCCCTGGTCTCCTTCGGCTGGAAGGAAATCGACGACAACGAAATCAAGAGCCACGCCAAGTACGTGCGCGACCTTGCCCAGGCCGAGCGGTTCGTGCGGTCCAAGCCGCGCCTGCCCGAAGGGCTGAAGGCCATCGCCGTGGGCCCGCTGGGCGACGCCGTGGTCGATCCTTCCGTTGTTCACTTCTACTGTGACAACATGCAGGCCTACCACCTGGCCGTGGACTACATGGCCGCCACCGACCAGCACCCGCTGAAGACCAACGTGACCATGAATTCCTCCGCCTGCGGCGGCACCGTGTACTCGTACCAGGAAAAGACCGCCAACATGCTGCCCGCCTGCTCCGGCAGCTACAACGCGGGCAAGACCGAACGCGGCGAAATCAACTTCGTGATCCCCGGCGAACACATGGGCCTTACCGTGGAGCGCCTGCTGGAACGCAAGCGCAACCTGGGCAGCGGCGCCATCACCCGCCCCGGCGACAACTTCCCCGGTGCGGACATCTGCAAGAACTGTCCGCTGATCATCTTCAAGAAAGAAAAGTAG
- a CDS encoding permease, protein MDARLIHLAQTALAVFLEALPFLVLGSLVSACMEVFVPRAWVERRVPKSLPGALAFGVALGTVLPTCECGVVPVVRRMMGKGVPVPAAIAYMLAAPVVNPVVMVSTWVAFRGDVLMTGLRAAVVAATAVAVGISVRRMVVGDAMRPNATGARETCGCGCGHDHDECGHDHVHAGFVVGQVTGPHNGRPTLLPQFGEVQGAMAAVPAMAAAAGGAAPPAFVPPAAAVSRAAQLHGVARHMTADLLDACAWLLPGALAAAAFRTFTPPEALFLFMDTPALAIPALMGLAVLLSVCSEADAFVAASFVGFPASARLAFVALGPMLDLKLMAMYGAAFRRGLVLRLVVLPTVCVWAACMLLAGLGVLE, encoded by the coding sequence ATGGACGCACGCCTCATCCATCTCGCCCAGACAGCCCTTGCCGTGTTTCTCGAAGCCCTGCCCTTTTTGGTGCTGGGTTCGCTGGTGTCCGCCTGCATGGAGGTGTTCGTGCCGCGTGCGTGGGTGGAACGCCGGGTGCCCAAATCCCTGCCGGGGGCGCTGGCCTTTGGCGTGGCGCTGGGCACGGTGCTGCCCACCTGCGAATGCGGGGTGGTGCCCGTGGTGCGGCGCATGATGGGCAAGGGGGTGCCGGTGCCTGCGGCCATTGCCTACATGCTGGCCGCGCCGGTGGTGAACCCGGTGGTCATGGTCTCCACCTGGGTGGCCTTTCGCGGCGACGTGCTGATGACCGGCCTGCGCGCGGCGGTGGTGGCCGCCACGGCGGTGGCGGTGGGTATTTCGGTGCGCCGCATGGTCGTGGGTGACGCAATGCGTCCCAATGCGACCGGTGCCCGGGAAACCTGCGGTTGCGGCTGCGGGCATGACCATGACGAGTGCGGACATGACCATGTCCATGCCGGATTCGTTGTCGGTCAGGTAACCGGGCCTCACAACGGGCGACCGACGCTGCTGCCGCAGTTCGGCGAGGTGCAGGGGGCAATGGCGGCGGTGCCTGCCATGGCCGCTGCGGCGGGAGGTGCGGCGCCCCCCGCGTTCGTCCCGCCTGCCGCAGCCGTATCCCGCGCGGCACAACTGCACGGGGTGGCCCGGCACATGACCGCCGACCTGCTGGACGCCTGCGCCTGGTTGCTGCCCGGCGCGCTGGCCGCCGCCGCGTTCCGCACCTTTACCCCGCCCGAGGCGCTGTTTCTGTTCATGGATACCCCGGCTCTGGCCATTCCCGCCCTGATGGGGCTGGCCGTGCTGCTCAGCGTGTGTTCCGAGGCCGACGCCTTCGTGGCCGCCTCGTTCGTGGGCTTTCCCGCCTCGGCCCGGCTGGCCTTCGTGGCGCTGGGGCCCATGCTGGACCTGAAGCTGATGGCCATGTACGGCGCGGCCTTTCGTCGCGGGCTGGTGCTGCGGCTGGTGGTGCTGCCCACCGTCTGCGTGTGGGCGGCGTGCATGCTGCTGGCCGGGCTGGGGGTGCTGGAATGA
- a CDS encoding FAD-binding and (Fe-S)-binding domain-containing protein: MLPAAYQAFLKELLEFIPRRNVFTDPLRTLAYGTDASFYRLIPKIVVDTHNEDEVVGVIKLANKHRLPMTFRAAGTSLSGQAVTDSILVRLGDGWRKYAIFDNATKIRLQPGIIGSHANRLLAEFGKKIGPDPASIDTCKIGGIVANNASGMCCGVAENSYKTLSHMRVVFHDGTVLDTSDTKSRAAFQRTHPEIVNGVAALRAQIMNKPDLADLISRKFKIKNTTGYSLNALVDFADPFDIIQHLMVGSEGTLGFISEVTYHTVTEHAHKASALVIFPTIRGACEATIILRQQPVSAVEMMDRASLRSVEDKPGMPDGLQGLPADAAALLVETRAGDKATLDDQISRITASIDAIPKIRPVAFTDVPAEFGTLWNVRKGLFPAVGAVRKVGTTVIIEDVAFPIASLADATLELQTLFAKHGYSEAIIFGHALEGNLHFVFTQDFNTQSEVDRYRAFMDDVAAMVVGTYSGSLKAEHGTGRNMAPFVELEWGRDAFLLMRELKNLFDPYGLLNPGVIINPDAEAHIRNLKPLPAAHSIIDKCIECGFCEPICPSKDVTFTPRQRIVGWREISRMKAGDEKSGLLKQLFSGYDYLGDNTCATDGLCATRCPVGINTGAFIKELRADKVGPRAQKAADWVARHYGGVCRTVSVALTGADLLHRVLGTDVMNKGAQFLRVVSLKKAPLWTRAMPTGASAPAHAPRGPVSDRKVVYFPSCIARSMGPARDDDQRDPLPAKTIGLLLKAGYHVLFPEKLGELCCGQPFESKGFKAQADMKAKELSEALLKVSDNGAIPVLCDTSPCLYRMKETLDKRLKLYEPIEFALEHLTQALDFRKAERTIAIHSTCTAVKLGLPGKFKQLAELCAEQVIVPEDVFCCGFAGDRGFSFPELNTGALKELRRQVEICEEGYSTSRTCEIGLSLHGKIPYRNILYLVDEVTTPKPA, from the coding sequence ATGCTCCCCGCAGCATACCAGGCATTTCTGAAGGAACTTCTGGAATTCATTCCCCGGCGCAACGTGTTCACCGACCCCCTGCGCACGCTGGCCTACGGCACCGACGCCAGCTTCTACCGGCTCATCCCCAAGATCGTCGTGGACACCCACAACGAGGACGAGGTGGTAGGCGTCATCAAGCTGGCCAACAAACACCGCCTGCCCATGACCTTTCGCGCGGCGGGCACCAGCCTTTCCGGCCAGGCCGTGACCGATTCCATCCTGGTGCGTCTGGGCGACGGCTGGCGCAAGTACGCCATCTTCGACAACGCCACCAAGATCCGCCTGCAACCCGGCATCATCGGCAGCCACGCCAACCGGCTGCTGGCCGAATTCGGGAAAAAGATAGGGCCGGACCCGGCCTCCATCGACACCTGCAAAATCGGTGGCATCGTGGCCAACAACGCCAGCGGCATGTGCTGCGGCGTGGCCGAGAACAGCTACAAGACGCTCAGCCACATGCGCGTCGTGTTCCACGACGGCACCGTGCTGGATACGTCCGACACCAAGAGCCGCGCCGCCTTCCAGCGCACCCACCCGGAAATAGTCAACGGCGTGGCCGCCCTGCGGGCGCAGATCATGAACAAGCCGGACCTTGCCGACCTGATCAGCCGCAAGTTCAAGATCAAGAACACCACCGGCTACAGCCTGAACGCGCTGGTGGACTTTGCCGACCCGTTCGACATCATCCAGCACCTCATGGTGGGTTCGGAAGGCACCCTCGGCTTCATCAGCGAGGTGACCTACCACACCGTGACAGAGCACGCCCACAAGGCCTCGGCGCTGGTCATCTTTCCCACCATCCGCGGCGCGTGCGAGGCCACCATCATCCTGCGCCAGCAGCCCGTGTCCGCCGTGGAAATGATGGACCGCGCCTCCCTGCGCTCCGTCGAGGACAAGCCCGGCATGCCCGACGGATTGCAGGGCCTTCCTGCTGACGCCGCCGCCCTGCTGGTGGAAACCCGCGCGGGTGACAAGGCCACCCTGGACGACCAGATTTCCCGCATCACCGCGTCCATCGACGCCATCCCCAAGATCCGCCCGGTGGCCTTCACCGACGTGCCCGCCGAGTTCGGCACCCTGTGGAACGTGCGCAAGGGCCTGTTCCCCGCCGTGGGCGCGGTGCGCAAGGTGGGCACCACGGTCATCATCGAGGACGTGGCCTTCCCCATCGCCTCGCTGGCCGACGCAACGCTGGAACTGCAAACCCTGTTCGCCAAGCACGGCTACAGCGAGGCCATCATCTTCGGCCATGCCCTGGAAGGAAACCTGCACTTCGTGTTCACGCAGGACTTCAACACCCAGTCGGAAGTTGACCGCTACCGCGCCTTCATGGACGACGTGGCGGCCATGGTGGTGGGCACCTACTCCGGCTCGCTCAAGGCGGAACACGGCACAGGGCGCAACATGGCCCCGTTCGTGGAACTGGAATGGGGGCGCGACGCCTTCCTGCTGATGCGCGAACTGAAGAACCTGTTCGACCCGTACGGACTGCTGAACCCCGGCGTCATCATCAACCCGGACGCGGAAGCGCACATCCGCAACCTGAAGCCGCTGCCCGCCGCGCATTCCATCATCGACAAGTGTATCGAATGCGGCTTCTGCGAACCCATCTGCCCGTCCAAGGACGTGACCTTCACCCCGCGCCAGCGCATCGTGGGCTGGCGCGAAATATCGCGCATGAAGGCGGGCGACGAAAAGTCCGGCCTGCTCAAGCAGCTGTTCTCGGGCTACGACTACCTTGGCGACAACACCTGCGCCACCGACGGCCTGTGCGCCACGCGCTGCCCGGTGGGCATCAACACCGGCGCGTTCATCAAGGAACTGCGGGCCGACAAGGTGGGCCCGCGCGCGCAGAAGGCGGCGGACTGGGTGGCCCGCCACTACGGCGGGGTGTGCCGCACCGTGTCCGTGGCGCTGACCGGGGCAGACCTGCTGCACCGGGTGCTGGGCACCGACGTCATGAACAAGGGCGCGCAGTTCCTGCGCGTGGTCTCGCTGAAAAAGGCCCCGCTGTGGACGCGGGCCATGCCCACCGGCGCATCGGCCCCGGCCCACGCCCCGCGCGGCCCGGTGTCCGACCGCAAGGTGGTCTACTTCCCCAGTTGCATCGCCCGCTCCATGGGCCCGGCCCGCGACGACGACCAGCGCGACCCGCTGCCCGCCAAAACCATCGGCCTGCTGCTGAAGGCGGGCTACCACGTGCTGTTCCCGGAAAAGCTGGGCGAGCTGTGCTGCGGCCAGCCCTTCGAGAGCAAGGGCTTCAAGGCGCAGGCGGACATGAAGGCCAAGGAGCTGTCCGAGGCCCTGCTGAAGGTCAGCGACAACGGGGCCATCCCCGTGCTGTGCGACACCAGCCCCTGCCTGTACCGCATGAAGGAAACCCTGGATAAGCGCCTGAAACTGTACGAACCCATCGAGTTCGCGCTGGAGCACCTGACGCAGGCGCTGGACTTCCGCAAGGCGGAACGCACCATCGCCATCCATTCCACCTGCACGGCGGTGAAGCTGGGCCTGCCCGGCAAGTTCAAGCAACTGGCCGAACTGTGCGCCGAACAGGTCATCGTGCCGGAAGACGTGTTCTGCTGCGGCTTCGCCGGCGACCGTGGATTCAGCTTCCCGGAACTGAACACGGGCGCGCTGAAGGAACTGCGGCGGCAGGTGGAAATCTGCGAGGAAGGCTATTCCACCAGCCGCACCTGCGAAATCGGCCTGTCGCTGCACGGCAAGATTCCGTACCGCAACATCCTGTATCTGGTGGATGAGGTGACGACCCCGAAGCCCGCGTAA
- a CDS encoding nucleotidyl transferase AbiEii/AbiGii toxin family protein, whose protein sequence is MPERFTPNLDILPESQKALWAELDATPRDFVLYGGTALALRLGHRTSVDFDFFSNQPFDPEALYAAVPYLRDAAVQQMAPNTLTCGVDRGGPVQVSFFGGLALNRVADPDEAEGAGIAVASLLDVGAAKAKVVVARPSWKDYVDMDAILRAGEPLARVLCAAVALYGPPYSPLLTLKALTFFDDLGDEVRGDVRARLRTAVAGVRPEDLGPLPVSVGVKEATA, encoded by the coding sequence ATGCCGGAACGTTTCACCCCGAATCTCGACATTCTGCCCGAAAGCCAGAAAGCCCTGTGGGCCGAACTGGACGCCACGCCGCGCGATTTCGTGCTGTACGGTGGCACGGCGCTGGCCCTGCGGCTGGGGCACCGAACCTCGGTGGATTTCGATTTTTTTTCCAACCAACCGTTCGACCCGGAGGCGCTGTATGCGGCGGTTCCGTACTTGCGCGATGCCGCAGTGCAGCAGATGGCACCCAATACGCTGACGTGCGGCGTGGACAGGGGTGGGCCGGTGCAGGTGTCGTTTTTCGGTGGGCTTGCCCTGAACCGGGTGGCCGACCCCGACGAAGCCGAAGGCGCGGGCATTGCCGTGGCCTCGCTGCTGGATGTGGGCGCGGCCAAGGCCAAGGTGGTTGTGGCGCGCCCGTCATGGAAGGACTACGTGGACATGGACGCCATCCTGCGGGCGGGCGAGCCGCTGGCGCGGGTGCTGTGCGCGGCCGTGGCCCTGTACGGTCCGCCTTACAGTCCGTTGCTGACGTTGAAGGCGCTGACGTTCTTTGACGATTTGGGCGACGAGGTTCGCGGGGATGTCCGCGCGCGGCTGCGCACTGCCGTTGCGGGCGTGCGGCCTGAAGATCTCGGCCCGCTGCCCGTGTCCGTCGGCGTGAAGGAGGCCACCGCATGA
- a CDS encoding type II toxin-antitoxin system RelE/ParE family toxin has product MPYLVRWTANALADLERAYRFLSGHSEDAAVAAIKAIREKALLLEQFPDAGRPADDFDPEYRELLIPFGGAGYVFVYAVIGNDVHILALKHQREAGY; this is encoded by the coding sequence ATGCCATATCTAGTACGCTGGACGGCCAACGCCCTGGCGGACCTTGAGCGCGCGTACCGCTTTCTCTCCGGGCACAGCGAAGACGCCGCCGTGGCCGCCATCAAGGCCATCCGGGAAAAGGCGCTGCTGCTGGAGCAGTTCCCCGATGCGGGCCGCCCTGCGGACGACTTCGACCCGGAATATCGGGAACTGCTGATTCCCTTCGGAGGGGCGGGGTACGTTTTCGTGTACGCGGTGATCGGCAACGACGTGCATATTCTGGCGCTGAAACACCAGCGCGAGGCAGGATATTAG
- a CDS encoding ribbon-helix-helix domain-containing protein, translating into MQQVNASVKMPPALRDRIQALAQARRRTPHSLMLQAIESYLDREEKREALRQEARLAHEHYVQTGLHLTNAEVVEWMDKIIQGDKPPLPKCHI; encoded by the coding sequence ATGCAACAGGTCAATGCCAGCGTAAAGATGCCCCCGGCCTTGCGGGACAGGATACAAGCCCTCGCCCAGGCGCGCAGGCGCACGCCCCATTCCCTGATGCTTCAGGCCATAGAGAGCTACCTCGACCGCGAGGAAAAGCGCGAGGCCCTGCGCCAGGAGGCACGGCTTGCCCATGAGCACTACGTGCAGACGGGTCTGCACCTGACCAACGCCGAAGTCGTCGAATGGATGGACAAGATCATTCAGGGCGACAAGCCCCCCCTGCCCAAATGCCATATCTAG